From Syntrophorhabdaceae bacterium, one genomic window encodes:
- a CDS encoding ATP-binding protein has protein sequence MKFKRELSFIVFILFAFGALVLIETRLPNFARFFPVWENKLLIVVLNINLLLILLLLFLITRIILKAYIEKRRGIWGSGLKKRLTSTLLFISIVPSFTLFILATGFFYVSMERWFGQQVEDTMESALELSRLHYEEVFQRHTRIGAQMVEEIEKKDMMRDEKSLRKFMQRYRRTHLLGYVAVYDPASAAMIRVGGSEKSDRTILSKLKLFSRNETSQEIITTDEGEMLVVGMHIKRGTEGTGPPLLFLGDTIKIKGAERIKQIAVTSKEFKESRVFKKVLKYSFIIPLFLITILTIFVSLWVGIKMATEITVPIEKMKEGAAIIARGKFDINLEDRGKDEIGTLVKAFNSMAKELKIAKDEIENKTRSLEFVLNNVAAGIISTDKRGTILLANSAARTILKVDREKLEGMSLKEVFGNDFKVLTKSFLREVRASGGESITKDLRLNLKKDITYLRASLTALKDESNRVAGFIIAFDDITHVVRAEKLATWQEVARKLTHEIKNPLTPIVLSAERIRRKLMANFAGPDKDILDETTSVIIRSVADIKDIVNELTKLTHTSQARTLESINAIVDETLDLYRNLYHNISIDFDPGEVPLVRVDRDGLKRAFINLITNAVKAIDGEAGTITVRTRYDRAKRTGTIEFADSGGGVPDQDKEKVFDPYFTKDKGGTGLGLAIVHSIILEHHGRIRVEDNVPKGAKFIIEIPIIET, from the coding sequence ATGAAATTCAAGAGAGAACTTTCCTTTATTGTCTTCATTCTCTTCGCCTTCGGGGCGTTGGTGCTTATCGAGACGCGGCTGCCTAACTTCGCGCGGTTTTTCCCGGTGTGGGAGAACAAGCTTCTCATTGTCGTTCTTAACATCAATCTCTTGTTGATCCTGCTGCTCCTCTTTCTGATCACGCGCATCATTCTCAAGGCGTATATCGAGAAAAGAAGGGGTATCTGGGGATCTGGCCTCAAGAAAAGACTGACGTCCACGCTTCTTTTTATCTCCATTGTGCCCTCTTTTACCCTCTTCATTCTGGCGACAGGCTTCTTCTATGTGAGCATGGAGCGGTGGTTCGGCCAACAGGTGGAGGACACCATGGAAAGCGCCCTCGAGCTCTCCAGGCTTCACTACGAGGAGGTCTTTCAGCGCCATACGAGGATCGGGGCGCAGATGGTGGAAGAGATCGAGAAGAAAGACATGATGCGGGATGAGAAAAGCCTGAGAAAGTTTATGCAACGGTACAGGAGGACCCATCTCCTGGGTTACGTGGCTGTCTATGATCCTGCGTCGGCGGCCATGATCAGGGTCGGGGGCTCCGAGAAGTCCGACAGGACGATCCTCTCCAAACTCAAATTGTTCAGCCGCAACGAGACATCCCAGGAGATCATCACCACCGATGAAGGGGAAATGCTTGTGGTGGGCATGCACATCAAGAGGGGGACGGAAGGCACCGGCCCCCCGCTGCTCTTTCTTGGTGATACGATAAAGATAAAGGGCGCGGAGCGCATAAAGCAGATCGCTGTTACCAGCAAGGAGTTCAAGGAATCCCGTGTCTTCAAGAAGGTCCTGAAGTACAGCTTCATTATCCCGCTGTTCCTCATCACCATTCTCACGATCTTTGTTTCACTCTGGGTGGGCATCAAGATGGCCACGGAGATCACCGTGCCCATAGAAAAGATGAAGGAAGGCGCTGCCATCATCGCCAGGGGCAAGTTCGACATCAACCTCGAGGACCGGGGAAAGGACGAGATCGGAACGCTCGTGAAGGCCTTCAATAGTATGGCGAAGGAGCTCAAGATAGCCAAGGACGAGATAGAGAACAAGACCCGCTCCCTGGAATTCGTCCTCAATAACGTGGCGGCGGGCATCATCTCGACGGACAAGAGAGGAACCATCCTTCTTGCGAACAGCGCCGCGCGCACGATACTGAAGGTCGACAGGGAGAAACTGGAGGGAATGTCCTTGAAGGAGGTATTCGGCAACGACTTCAAGGTCCTTACGAAGTCTTTCCTGAGAGAGGTGCGGGCTTCCGGGGGTGAAAGCATAACGAAGGATTTAAGACTCAACCTGAAAAAGGACATCACCTATCTCAGGGCATCCCTGACGGCCCTCAAGGATGAAAGCAACCGGGTGGCCGGCTTCATCATAGCTTTTGACGATATCACCCATGTGGTACGTGCTGAAAAACTTGCCACATGGCAGGAAGTGGCCCGCAAGCTGACCCATGAGATCAAGAATCCCCTGACCCCGATCGTGCTCTCGGCCGAGCGCATCCGCAGGAAGCTTATGGCAAATTTTGCGGGTCCCGACAAAGATATCCTGGATGAGACGACGTCGGTCATCATACGGTCTGTGGCTGACATAAAGGATATAGTGAACGAGCTTACCAAGCTGACCCACACGTCGCAGGCAAGGACCCTCGAGAGTATCAACGCCATTGTCGACGAGACCCTCGATCTTTACCGTAACCTCTATCATAATATCTCGATAGACTTCGATCCGGGGGAGGTCCCTCTTGTCAGGGTGGACCGCGATGGGCTCAAAAGGGCCTTTATCAATCTCATCACCAACGCCGTCAAGGCGATAGACGGCGAGGCGGGCACTATCACGGTGCGCACACGATATGACAGGGCGAAGCGCACCGGCACCATAGAGTTCGCCGACAGCGGCGGGGGTGTTCCCGACCAGGACAAGGAGAAGGTCTTCGATCCCTATTTCACGAAAGACAAAGGCGGCACCGGCCTTGGCCTTGCCATAGTCCACTCCATCATTCTCGAGCACCATGGGAGGATCAGGGTGGAAGACAACGTACCGAAAGGTGCAAAGTTCATCATAGAGATACCCATTATAGAGACCTAA
- the smpB gene encoding SsrA-binding protein SmpB: protein MKVVCTNRKAYHEYHIEEKFETGIVLTGTEVKSLREGRANLKESYARVKGGEVFVVNAHISPYSCGNIYNHEPKRTRKLLMHKREIMKLIGKVKERGYTLIPLSLYFDSRNRAKLELGLAKGKTLYDKREGIRRKDEKRLMEREERIR, encoded by the coding sequence ATGAAGGTAGTTTGCACGAACAGGAAGGCCTATCACGAGTACCACATCGAGGAAAAGTTCGAAACGGGGATAGTCCTTACGGGCACTGAAGTCAAGTCACTCAGGGAAGGCAGGGCGAACCTCAAGGAGAGCTACGCCAGAGTGAAGGGCGGCGAGGTATTCGTCGTGAACGCTCATATCAGCCCGTATTCCTGTGGAAATATATACAACCATGAGCCGAAGAGGACTCGCAAACTGCTCATGCACAAACGGGAAATAATGAAGCTCATCGGCAAGGTCAAAGAGAGGGGATATACGCTGATCCCCCTTTCCCTTTACTTCGATAGCAGAAACAGGGCCAAACTGGAACTGGGACTGGCAAAGGGGAAGACACTTTACGACAAAAGGGAGGGAATCAGGCGCAAGGACGAGAAACGTCTCATGGAACGTGAGGAAAGAATACGATGA